Proteins encoded within one genomic window of Flavobacterium oreochromis:
- a CDS encoding S8 family serine peptidase, whose product MAETVAVTGLKEATNYQACDICHTGNKVEFAIMMQRSTTGNKIPVNSYYDGQGDYVGGSSVATAATAGIATLIWAKNPSWTRDQVLNKLRQSSEFYGNKHPEFGYGMPDALKAVQ is encoded by the coding sequence ATGGCTGAAACAGTTGCTGTTACAGGTTTGAAAGAAGCAACAAATTATCAGGCTTGTGATATTTGTCATACTGGAAATAAAGTTGAATTTGCCATTATGATGCAAAGAAGTACTACAGGAAATAAAATACCTGTAAATAGTTATTATGATGGACAAGGTGATTATGTAGGAGGTTCTTCTGTTGCTACAGCTGCTACAGCTGGTATTGCAACATTAATATGGGCTAAGAATCCAAGCTGGACTAGAGATCAAGTTTTAAACAAATTACGACAATCTTCAGAATTCTATGGGAATAAACATCCAGAATTTGGTTATGGCATGCCAGATGCTTTAAAAGCTGTTCAATAA
- the prfH gene encoding peptide chain release factor H, translating to MEKIIQITSGRGPAECDWVVAQVLKRLLIEADEMRLVTEVLSREAGQENGTVVSAMVSIQGKKTEEFVNSWLGTIQWIGQSTFRKFHKRKNWFIGIFEVKSENRVAVNEKDIQYQAMRSSGAGGQHVNKVSSAIRATHIPTGISVVSMDSRSQHQNKKLATERLFQKLAEFDKSSLQQQVQDTWMNQMQIQRGNPIRVFEGTDFKREKKVKNFKKERQQLKCDLKKEFLSN from the coding sequence ATGGAAAAAATAATTCAAATCACCTCAGGAAGAGGACCTGCCGAATGTGATTGGGTAGTCGCTCAAGTACTAAAACGACTACTAATTGAAGCTGATGAAATGCGCTTAGTAACGGAAGTACTCAGTAGGGAAGCAGGACAAGAAAATGGAACCGTAGTTTCGGCTATGGTTTCCATTCAAGGCAAAAAGACAGAAGAATTTGTAAACTCTTGGTTAGGAACCATTCAGTGGATTGGTCAAAGTACGTTTAGAAAATTTCATAAACGCAAAAATTGGTTTATTGGAATTTTTGAAGTCAAATCAGAAAATCGAGTGGCTGTTAATGAAAAAGATATTCAGTATCAAGCGATGCGAAGTTCAGGAGCTGGGGGACAACACGTAAACAAAGTGAGTTCTGCGATTCGTGCTACTCACATTCCTACAGGAATTTCGGTGGTAAGTATGGATTCGCGTTCGCAGCATCAAAATAAAAAATTGGCTACCGAACGACTATTTCAAAAATTAGCCGAGTTTGATAAAAGTAGTTTGCAACAACAAGTGCAAGATACGTGGATGAACCAAATGCAAATTCAAAGAGGAAATCCAATTAGAGTGTTTGAAGGAACCGATTTTAAACGAGAGAAAAAAGTAAAGAACTTTAAAAAAGAAAGACAGCAACTTAAGTGCGATTTGAAGAAGGAATTCTTGAGTAATTAG
- a CDS encoding RtcB family protein, with product MGNKLSGKDLIKLGFPKNNAINIALGQINRYRKREKKERILTEAKEVLLSPEKFKNHGTWGKVAEGLVSPVQVKFNELRNTRAPFSIFGENEIEQQAKFQLYDALKLPVAVQGALMPDAHSGYGLPIGGVLATDNAVIPYGVGVDIGCRMSLSILDLPASQLKGKEHQWRKILLDNTKFGMTETHKIKSDHQIFSDPAFSDIPLLKQLLGKAYKQLGTSGGGNHFVEIGIAKLDNPLKEWNLPSGEYVAILSHSGSRGLGANIAKHYTYLATKQCPLPKNVQHLAWLDMNTHDGQEYWMAMNLAGEYAKACHEDIHRRMAKAIGKRVLLTIENHHNFAWKELVNGQECIVHRKGATPAAKGELGIIPGSMTAPGFIVMGKGNPESLNSASHGAGRLHSRAKCKAKFTQSDIKKVLKDKEVDLIGGSIDEAPMAYKNINTVMALQEELVDVLGTFTPKFVRMDK from the coding sequence ATGGGAAATAAATTATCAGGAAAAGACCTAATCAAGTTAGGCTTTCCAAAAAATAATGCCATCAATATTGCTTTAGGGCAAATTAATAGATATCGAAAAAGAGAAAAAAAAGAGCGTATTTTAACAGAGGCAAAAGAAGTTTTGTTATCGCCAGAAAAATTTAAAAACCACGGTACGTGGGGAAAAGTAGCCGAGGGATTAGTGAGTCCAGTTCAAGTCAAGTTTAATGAATTACGAAACACAAGAGCGCCTTTTTCCATATTTGGTGAAAACGAAATTGAACAGCAAGCTAAGTTCCAATTGTATGACGCTTTAAAATTGCCCGTAGCTGTTCAAGGGGCTTTAATGCCTGATGCACATTCTGGTTACGGATTGCCCATTGGCGGTGTATTAGCTACAGATAATGCAGTGATTCCTTATGGAGTAGGAGTAGACATAGGATGCCGAATGAGTTTGTCAATCTTGGATTTACCTGCTTCGCAACTTAAAGGGAAAGAGCATCAGTGGCGAAAAATTCTGTTGGATAATACTAAGTTTGGAATGACTGAGACACACAAAATTAAATCAGATCATCAAATTTTTTCAGATCCAGCTTTTTCAGATATTCCTTTGCTTAAGCAATTGCTTGGGAAAGCCTACAAGCAATTAGGAACTTCGGGTGGAGGAAATCATTTTGTAGAAATAGGAATTGCAAAACTAGATAATCCTTTGAAGGAATGGAATTTGCCATCAGGCGAATATGTAGCGATTCTATCACATAGTGGTTCAAGAGGTTTAGGCGCAAATATTGCCAAACATTATACGTATCTCGCCACAAAACAATGTCCGTTACCTAAAAATGTGCAACATCTCGCGTGGTTAGATATGAATACACACGACGGACAAGAATACTGGATGGCGATGAATCTAGCAGGAGAATATGCAAAAGCCTGTCACGAAGATATTCACAGACGAATGGCAAAAGCAATAGGTAAACGAGTGTTATTGACTATAGAAAACCACCACAATTTTGCGTGGAAAGAACTAGTAAATGGTCAAGAGTGTATTGTGCATCGCAAGGGAGCAACACCTGCTGCCAAAGGGGAATTAGGAATTATTCCTGGTTCGATGACGGCTCCTGGATTTATAGTAATGGGAAAAGGAAATCCAGAAAGTCTTAATTCGGCTTCGCACGGTGCAGGGAGATTACATTCTAGAGCCAAGTGTAAAGCCAAGTTCACCCAAAGTGATATCAAGAAAGTCTTAAAAGACAAGGAAGTCGATTTGATTGGCGGTAGTATCGATGAAGCACCAATGGCGTATAAAAACATTAACACCGTAATGGCGCTTCAGGAAGAATTAGTTGACGTATTGGGAACATTCACCCCAAAATTTGTGAGAATGGATAAATAA
- a CDS encoding S8 family peptidase yields the protein MKKKLIKICFLSVMAFTSCINDDSLSEQEKIVIAENQKEPLSNREVNSKVLFHVKAGEQFNWNMATAHEIWSAIQNGNKICTIGFGNNKNDFDRKKTSNQAQLQDQLLKLIAKYEEKEIAKILLNEDPYLNLIDVYIEKQETVIALKRLGYVRYVEPGDYKLEEISSQATKDSSSSSGCGLESEAVSSTDYTTITPNAKVPWAFYTHNIPSAWEYSTGKGVTLAIVDTGASTVNTLLNSNFNNGYSSGRTVQKYGVYVDSIWPWSTGYDGANDKCGHGTSMSSVAASPRNDKGQPVGVAYNCNLITYRAASNVVLDGYQELEGVKKAFTDLGNNPSVRVISMSMGNIISSSKIEDGIKYAYSKGKLIFVQLELLLILHPLLELFFQRGWLKQLLLQV from the coding sequence ATGAAAAAAAAGTTAATTAAAATTTGTTTTTTATCTGTTATGGCTTTTACTTCTTGTATTAATGATGATTCTTTGTCTGAGCAAGAGAAAATTGTAATAGCTGAAAACCAAAAAGAACCTTTATCAAATAGAGAAGTCAATAGTAAAGTTCTTTTTCATGTAAAAGCAGGAGAACAATTTAATTGGAATATGGCAACAGCACACGAAATTTGGAGTGCTATTCAAAATGGAAATAAAATTTGCACCATAGGTTTTGGTAATAATAAAAATGATTTTGATAGAAAGAAGACATCAAATCAAGCACAACTTCAAGATCAGTTATTAAAGCTTATAGCTAAATATGAAGAAAAAGAAATAGCAAAAATATTATTAAATGAAGATCCCTATTTAAATTTAATAGATGTATACATAGAAAAACAAGAGACTGTTATAGCTTTAAAAAGATTAGGTTATGTACGTTATGTAGAACCTGGAGATTATAAATTAGAAGAAATATCAAGTCAGGCTACTAAAGACTCTTCATCTTCTTCAGGATGTGGATTAGAAAGTGAAGCAGTTAGTTCTACTGATTATACAACAATTACTCCTAATGCAAAAGTTCCTTGGGCATTTTACACTCATAATATACCTTCTGCATGGGAATATAGTACAGGAAAAGGAGTTACTCTAGCAATTGTAGATACAGGAGCCTCTACAGTAAATACATTACTTAATTCTAATTTTAATAATGGATATTCTTCAGGAAGAACAGTTCAAAAATATGGGGTTTATGTAGATTCAATTTGGCCATGGTCAACAGGATACGATGGTGCAAATGACAAATGTGGTCATGGTACTAGTATGTCTTCAGTTGCAGCTTCTCCTCGTAATGATAAAGGACAGCCAGTAGGTGTAGCATATAATTGTAATTTAATCACTTATAGAGCTGCTTCTAATGTCGTTCTAGATGGTTATCAAGAACTAGAAGGAGTTAAAAAAGCTTTTACAGATTTAGGAAATAATCCATCTGTTCGTGTCATATCTATGTCAATGGGAAATATTATATCTTCTAGTAAAATTGAAGATGGTATTAAATATGCCTATAGTAAAGGGAAGCTAATTTTTGTGCAGCTGGAACTTCTACTAATTTTACATCCTCTGTTGGAGTTATTTTTCCAGCGTGGATGGCTGAAACAGTTGCTGTTACAGGTTTGA
- a CDS encoding Gfo/Idh/MocA family protein encodes MLKVGVLGAGHLGKIHLRLLNQSKKYQLVGFYDPFEDNANKVAAEFGYKKFNTIADLIQAVDVIDIVTPTLQHFECAKQAIEAGKHIFIEKPIATTVEEAEAIMTLAKKYNVQGQVGHVERFNPAFKAIKDKISNPMFIETHRLAEFNPRGTDVPVVLDLMIHDIDAILSVVKSKVKSINASSVAVISDSPDITNARIEFENGCVANITSSRISMKNMRKSRFFQKDAYISVDYLDKVCEVVRMKDAPETPGDFDMILQNAEGVKKQIYFDNPSVHPNNAILDELESFADAILYNTTPIVTLEDGTEALRVAYQIIECIEK; translated from the coding sequence ATGCTAAAAGTAGGCGTTTTAGGTGCTGGTCACCTTGGAAAAATACATTTACGATTACTTAATCAATCTAAAAAATACCAATTAGTAGGATTTTATGACCCTTTTGAAGATAATGCTAACAAAGTAGCAGCTGAATTTGGTTATAAAAAATTCAATACTATTGCTGATTTAATACAAGCTGTAGACGTTATAGATATTGTAACTCCCACGCTACAACATTTTGAATGCGCTAAACAGGCTATTGAAGCTGGGAAGCATATTTTTATAGAAAAGCCGATTGCAACCACAGTTGAAGAAGCAGAAGCTATTATGACTTTGGCAAAAAAATATAATGTACAAGGGCAAGTAGGACATGTAGAACGTTTTAACCCTGCTTTTAAAGCTATAAAAGATAAAATTAGCAACCCAATGTTTATCGAAACACATCGTTTAGCTGAATTCAACCCTCGCGGAACAGATGTACCTGTAGTTTTAGACTTAATGATTCACGATATTGATGCGATTCTAAGTGTAGTAAAATCAAAAGTAAAATCAATCAATGCAAGTAGTGTCGCTGTAATCTCTGATTCGCCTGATATCACCAATGCCCGTATCGAATTTGAAAATGGTTGTGTTGCCAACATTACTTCAAGCCGAATTTCGATGAAGAATATGCGAAAATCACGTTTCTTCCAGAAAGATGCTTACATATCGGTAGATTATCTTGATAAAGTTTGTGAAGTAGTTCGTATGAAAGATGCTCCGGAAACTCCTGGTGATTTTGATATGATTCTTCAAAATGCCGAAGGTGTAAAAAAACAAATCTATTTTGATAATCCTAGTGTACATCCTAACAATGCTATTTTAGATGAGTTAGAATCATTTGCTGATGCTATCCTTTACAATACCACGCCTATAGTAACTTTAGAAGATGGAACAGAAGCATTACGCGTTGCATATCAGATAATTGAATGTATTGAAAAGTAA
- the nadA gene encoding quinolinate synthase NadA, whose amino-acid sequence MENKNVNYIDEINRLRKEKNAVILAHYYQRPEIQDIADFVGDSLALAQKAAETTADLIVFAGVHFMAETAKILNPTKKVVLPDLKAGCSLADSCPASDFQTFINKHPNHTVVSYVNTSAEIKALTDIVCTSSNAEKIINSIPLEKPIIFAPDKNLGSYLIQKTGRDMLLWDGACLVHEAFSIDKIIDLYQKNPDAEIIAHPESQAHILKIAKYIGSTAGLLNYVKTTDAKKFIVATEVGILHKMQQEVPHKIFIAAPANDDNCNCSECAFMKLNTLEKLYLCMKYELPNIEINESLRKKAVKSINAMLEISK is encoded by the coding sequence ATTGAAAATAAAAATGTCAATTATATTGACGAAATCAACAGATTGCGTAAAGAAAAAAATGCAGTTATTCTAGCTCATTATTATCAACGTCCAGAAATACAAGATATAGCTGATTTTGTAGGAGACAGTTTAGCTCTAGCACAAAAAGCAGCTGAAACAACTGCTGATTTAATCGTCTTTGCAGGGGTTCATTTTATGGCAGAAACAGCTAAAATATTAAACCCAACTAAAAAAGTGGTACTACCTGATCTAAAAGCAGGCTGTTCATTAGCCGACTCATGCCCTGCCTCAGACTTTCAAACTTTTATAAACAAACACCCTAATCATACAGTAGTTTCTTATGTAAACACCTCTGCCGAAATCAAAGCTCTAACAGATATTGTTTGCACCTCATCAAATGCTGAAAAGATCATTAACTCAATCCCTCTTGAAAAACCTATAATTTTTGCTCCTGACAAAAATCTTGGATCTTATTTAATACAAAAAACAGGACGTGATATGTTACTTTGGGATGGGGCTTGTTTAGTACATGAAGCATTTTCTATTGATAAAATTATAGACTTATATCAAAAAAATCCTGATGCAGAAATTATAGCACATCCTGAATCACAAGCACACATTTTAAAGATAGCTAAATATATTGGTTCAACTGCTGGCTTATTAAATTATGTAAAAACAACAGATGCTAAAAAATTCATTGTAGCAACTGAAGTGGGAATTCTACACAAAATGCAACAAGAAGTCCCTCATAAAATTTTTATTGCAGCTCCAGCTAATGATGATAACTGTAATTGCAGCGAATGTGCGTTTATGAAATTAAATACCTTAGAAAAATTATATCTATGTATGAAATACGAATTACCTAACATAGAAATAAATGAAAGTTTAAGAAAAAAAGCAGTAAAATCCATTAATGCAATGTTAGAAATTTCTAAATAA
- the nadB gene encoding L-aspartate oxidase — protein sequence MNEHHKNRYFNFRFWSSRLVYSYQISKRTPPKKKIIVATKDNKDESNTKYAQGGIAAVWDEEDSFESHIEDTLKAGDYENDLNTVTLVVENAPIRLHELIQWGADFDLNKDNQYDLGKEGGHSANRILHHKDITGYEIQMTLIKQIENLPNIEFLPYHFAIELITEHHFTNKKIEIGQDDIHCYGAYILNEKTSVINTFLAHKTILATGGSGQTYATTTNPVIATGDGVGMAFRAKAVIEDMQYIQFHPTALYEPGKSPAFLISEAVRGFGAHLRNKSGERFMLRYDKRAELASRDIVSRAINMEINTSGSECVYLDCTHLNQEDFYKHFPNIVEKCKSIGINVAKDFIPVLPAMHYMCGGIKVNKLGHTSIHNLYANGEVAKTGLHGANRLASNSLLEALVFGHIIAKDILLNITDLEKHFPEIPEWNTEGTVDPKELILISHNKKSVQNIMNDLVGIVRSNQRLERALDHLNYLYEDTEKLFKKVTISPQICELRNINATAYLIVKHSIETSKNKGAFYNLDLN from the coding sequence ATAAATGAGCATCACAAAAACCGATATTTTAATTTTAGGTTCTGGAGTAGCAGGCTTGTCTACAGCTATCAAATTAGCAAAAGAACTCCCCCAAAAAAAAAAATTATTGTTGCAACGAAAGATAATAAAGACGAATCCAACACTAAATACGCCCAAGGTGGAATTGCCGCTGTATGGGACGAAGAAGATTCTTTTGAAAGTCATATAGAAGACACCTTAAAAGCTGGCGATTACGAAAATGACTTAAACACAGTAACCTTAGTAGTTGAAAACGCTCCTATTCGATTACACGAATTAATACAGTGGGGAGCTGATTTTGACCTAAATAAAGACAACCAATATGACTTAGGAAAAGAAGGAGGACACTCTGCTAACCGAATTTTACACCACAAAGATATTACTGGCTATGAAATTCAAATGACTTTAATAAAACAAATTGAAAATCTACCCAATATTGAATTTCTCCCCTATCATTTTGCTATCGAGTTAATTACAGAACATCATTTCACCAATAAAAAAATAGAAATAGGGCAAGATGATATACATTGTTATGGAGCTTATATTTTAAATGAAAAAACTAGTGTAATCAATACTTTTTTAGCTCATAAAACAATTTTAGCTACAGGAGGTTCGGGGCAAACTTATGCCACTACCACTAACCCAGTCATTGCTACTGGCGATGGAGTAGGCATGGCATTTAGAGCCAAAGCAGTCATTGAAGACATGCAATACATACAATTTCATCCAACAGCGTTGTATGAACCTGGCAAAAGTCCAGCTTTCTTAATTTCTGAAGCCGTTCGCGGATTTGGTGCTCATTTACGCAATAAATCAGGAGAACGCTTTATGCTTCGCTATGATAAAAGAGCTGAACTAGCTTCACGTGATATTGTTTCTCGTGCCATTAACATGGAAATTAATACCTCGGGAAGCGAATGTGTATACTTAGATTGCACACATTTAAATCAAGAAGATTTCTACAAACATTTTCCCAACATTGTTGAAAAATGCAAAAGCATAGGAATAAACGTAGCTAAAGATTTTATTCCCGTTTTGCCAGCTATGCATTATATGTGCGGAGGCATCAAAGTAAACAAACTTGGTCATACTTCTATTCATAATTTATATGCTAATGGGGAAGTTGCAAAAACAGGACTTCATGGCGCTAATCGACTAGCCTCAAACTCTCTTTTAGAAGCTTTAGTTTTTGGACATATCATCGCAAAAGATATTCTTCTAAACATAACTGATTTAGAAAAACATTTCCCTGAAATACCAGAATGGAATACAGAAGGGACGGTTGATCCAAAAGAATTAATTCTTATTTCACACAACAAAAAATCTGTTCAAAATATCATGAATGATCTTGTTGGAATTGTTCGATCAAACCAACGACTAGAACGCGCTTTAGACCATTTAAATTATCTTTATGAAGATACTGAAAAATTATTTAAAAAAGTAACCATATCCCCACAAATTTGTGAATTAAGAAATATCAATGCTACTGCATATCTAATTGTAAAACATTCAATAGAAACTTCAAAAAATAAAGGTGCATTTTATAACTTAGATTTGAATTGA
- a CDS encoding protein-L-isoaspartate(D-aspartate) O-methyltransferase encodes MRDLPKHQGLRNQLVSLLEQKGITDRNVLEAIRKIPRHLFLNSSFEDFAYQDKAFPIGAGQTISQPYTVAFQSELLQVKKHDKILEIGTGSGYQTAVLCAMGAKVYSVERQNELYRTTSLLLPKLGILPKHLTFGDGYKGLPNFAPFDGIIVTAGAPYIPQPLMAQLKIGGRLIIPVGENVQIMTMLIRKNETQFEKHEFGDFRFVPLLEDKN; translated from the coding sequence ATGAGAGATTTACCCAAACATCAAGGACTTAGAAATCAGTTAGTAAGCCTTTTAGAGCAAAAAGGGATTACTGATCGAAATGTGTTAGAAGCTATTAGAAAAATTCCAAGGCATCTTTTTTTGAATTCTAGTTTTGAAGATTTCGCTTATCAAGATAAGGCTTTCCCTATTGGAGCTGGTCAAACTATTTCACAGCCTTATACTGTTGCTTTTCAATCGGAACTTCTTCAGGTTAAAAAGCATGATAAAATACTAGAAATAGGAACGGGGAGTGGATATCAAACAGCTGTTTTGTGTGCAATGGGGGCAAAGGTGTATTCCGTAGAAAGACAAAATGAGCTATATAGAACAACTTCGTTGTTATTACCTAAGCTAGGGATATTACCAAAGCATTTAACGTTTGGAGATGGTTATAAAGGGTTGCCTAATTTTGCTCCTTTTGATGGGATTATTGTTACAGCAGGAGCTCCTTATATACCTCAACCACTAATGGCACAATTAAAAATTGGAGGTCGTTTAATTATTCCGGTTGGTGAAAATGTTCAAATAATGACGATGTTAATTCGTAAAAATGAAACTCAATTTGAAAAACATGAATTTGGTGATTTTAGATTTGTGCCACTTTTAGAAGATAAAAATTAG
- a CDS encoding amino acid permease, translating to MAAANNTGPAVIVSFIVAAVGCAFSALCYAEFASMVPVSGSAYTYAYATLGELFAWIIGWDLILEYSVGAATVGISWSQYLVKFLEKFGVYLPPQLVMSPFETAKGQNGEIIHGIINLPAVLIIALITAIIIRGTKGSALFNAIVVTLKVGVVLLFIALGWQYINPENYSPFIPANTGTFGEFGVSGILRGAGVVFFVFIGFDIVATMAQETKNPQKNMPIGILGSLIVCTILFIAFGYVMTGLAHYTEFKNSAAPVAIAIAKTPYIWLGTAVIMAILIGYTSVILVDLLGQSRVFYAMSNDGLLPKVFSQLHPTFNTPYKSNLLLCLFISLFAGLVPIHVVGEMTSIGTLLAFVMVCIGILILRKKEPNLPRPFKTPLVPLVPILGIATCLLMMFSLPLGTWIRLFVWLGIGILIYFFYGKKNSKLQKNNSQSN from the coding sequence ATTGCAGCGGCCAACAATACGGGTCCTGCTGTAATAGTATCATTTATTGTTGCTGCGGTAGGATGTGCATTTAGTGCATTATGTTATGCCGAATTTGCATCAATGGTTCCTGTATCAGGTAGCGCTTATACGTATGCTTATGCTACTCTAGGTGAGTTGTTTGCCTGGATAATTGGATGGGATTTGATCTTAGAATATTCGGTTGGAGCAGCCACAGTAGGTATTAGTTGGTCCCAATATTTAGTGAAATTTTTAGAGAAATTTGGTGTCTATTTACCACCTCAATTAGTAATGTCTCCATTTGAAACTGCTAAAGGACAAAATGGTGAAATCATACACGGTATTATTAATCTTCCTGCTGTTTTGATCATTGCATTGATAACCGCTATTATTATTAGAGGAACTAAAGGGTCGGCGTTGTTTAATGCCATTGTAGTAACTTTAAAAGTTGGGGTTGTATTACTATTCATTGCCTTAGGATGGCAGTACATTAACCCTGAAAACTATAGTCCTTTTATTCCAGCAAATACAGGGACATTTGGAGAATTTGGTGTATCAGGTATATTACGTGGTGCAGGGGTTGTTTTCTTTGTCTTTATTGGTTTTGATATTGTAGCAACTATGGCACAAGAAACGAAAAATCCACAAAAAAACATGCCTATTGGTATCTTAGGATCATTGATTGTGTGTACTATTTTATTCATCGCTTTTGGTTATGTTATGACTGGATTAGCTCATTATACAGAGTTTAAAAACAGTGCTGCTCCTGTGGCTATTGCTATTGCAAAAACTCCTTATATATGGTTAGGTACAGCGGTTATTATGGCTATTCTTATTGGTTATACTTCGGTAATATTAGTGGATTTACTGGGACAATCTAGGGTGTTTTATGCAATGAGTAATGATGGTTTGTTACCTAAAGTATTTTCGCAATTGCATCCTACGTTTAACACTCCCTACAAATCAAACCTTTTGTTGTGCCTATTTATTAGTTTGTTTGCTGGATTAGTTCCTATTCATGTGGTGGGTGAAATGACGAGTATAGGAACATTGTTAGCCTTTGTAATGGTGTGTATAGGAATTCTTATTTTACGAAAAAAAGAGCCCAATTTGCCTAGACCTTTCAAAACGCCATTGGTTCCTCTCGTTCCTATTCTTGGCATAGCAACCTGTTTGTTGATGATGTTCTCTTTGCCTCTTGGTACGTGGATACGCCTTTTTGTTTGGCTTGGGATAGGGATTTTAATCTATTTCTTTTATGGTAAGAAAAACAGTAAGTTGCAAAAAAACAACTCACAAAGCAATTAA
- the smpB gene encoding SsrA-binding protein SmpB, whose amino-acid sequence MQKTVNILNKRAKFDYEIIDKYTAGIVLTGTEIKSIRLGKASIAESFCEFNGSELFVINSNIEEYAFGTHYNHRAKSERKLLLNKKELKGLLKDVQNKGLTVIPLRLFTNEKGLAKLDIALCRGKKNYDKRETIKDRDNKRDLDRIKKAYK is encoded by the coding sequence ATGCAAAAAACAGTCAACATACTTAATAAAAGAGCTAAGTTCGATTATGAAATAATTGACAAATACACAGCTGGAATAGTATTAACCGGTACTGAAATCAAATCAATTCGATTAGGCAAGGCTTCAATTGCTGAGAGCTTTTGTGAATTTAACGGAAGTGAGTTATTTGTTATTAATTCTAATATTGAAGAATACGCCTTTGGAACACATTATAACCATAGAGCTAAAAGCGAACGAAAACTTCTTTTAAACAAGAAAGAATTAAAAGGACTTTTAAAAGATGTTCAAAATAAAGGACTAACGGTTATTCCTTTGCGATTGTTTACAAATGAAAAAGGCCTTGCTAAACTAGATATTGCCTTGTGTAGAGGAAAGAAAAATTACGATAAACGAGAAACTATTAAAGATCGTGACAATAAACGTGATTTAGATAGAATTAAAAAAGCCTATAAATAA
- a CDS encoding 3-hydroxyacyl-CoA dehydrogenase family protein — MKTIAVIGAGTMGNGIAHTFAQSGFTVKLIDISEKSLEKGMATIATNLDRMVAKGTITEEDKHNTISNIITYTDIKDGVVGCDLVVEAATENVQLKLNIFKQLSEVCGHNVILATNTSSISITQIAAQVVHPERVIGMHFMNPVPIMKLVEIIRGYSTSNEVTKIIMDLSVTLGKVPTEVNDYPGFVANRILMPMINEAIETLYNGVGGVYEIDTVMKLGMAHPMGPLQLADFIGLDVCLSILNVMYDGFKNPKYAPCPLLVNMVMAGKLGVKSGEGFYDYSESKKAEKVSSQFIK, encoded by the coding sequence ATGAAAACAATTGCAGTTATAGGTGCTGGAACTATGGGTAACGGAATTGCCCACACGTTTGCACAAAGCGGGTTTACCGTAAAATTAATAGACATTTCAGAAAAGTCTTTAGAAAAAGGTATGGCAACTATTGCAACCAACCTTGATCGTATGGTAGCGAAAGGAACTATCACAGAAGAAGACAAACATAACACAATTAGTAATATCATTACTTATACTGATATTAAAGATGGTGTAGTGGGTTGTGATTTAGTAGTTGAAGCTGCTACTGAAAACGTACAATTAAAATTAAATATCTTCAAACAATTAAGCGAAGTTTGTGGACACAATGTAATTTTAGCAACTAATACTTCTTCTATTTCAATCACTCAAATTGCTGCTCAAGTCGTACATCCTGAACGTGTAATTGGAATGCACTTTATGAATCCTGTACCAATTATGAAATTAGTTGAAATCATACGTGGTTACAGTACTTCCAATGAAGTAACTAAAATCATCATGGATTTATCAGTTACTTTAGGAAAAGTACCAACAGAGGTTAACGATTATCCAGGATTTGTAGCAAATCGTATTCTAATGCCAATGATTAATGAAGCAATCGAAACTTTATACAATGGTGTAGGTGGTGTATACGAAATTGATACTGTTATGAAATTAGGAATGGCACACCCTATGGGGCCTTTACAATTAGCAGACTTCATTGGTTTAGATGTATGCTTATCCATCCTAAACGTTATGTACGACGGATTCAAAAACCCTAAATATGCTCCATGTCCATTATTAGTAAATATGGTAATGGCTGGTAAATTAGGTGTAAAATCAGGTGAAGGCTTTTATGACTATTCTGAAAGCAAAAAAGCAGAGAAAGTTTCATCTCAATTTATTAAATAA